The following are from one region of the Lujinxingia vulgaris genome:
- the rnz gene encoding ribonuclease Z translates to MSIQLVFLGTGSGKPMPQRNVSSVALFREGELFLFDCGEATQLQLTRSGLRPGALRAIFLSHFHGDHVNGLPGLLGSLTLNQRDDALDIYGPRGLRRWFKTLHDLHILRPGFRVRLHEITEAGTVFDGEGFHVETQALNHRIDTWGYALVEESRPGRFDLERARALSIPSGPLFGKLQRGETITLEDGRTIEPAQVLGPARPGLKIAYCCDTIPCPEAVELARDADLLIHEATYVAGDERSAHQRGHSTSADAARCARDARARRLILTHISQKHLNLEEVLRGARSIFPNVEIARDLAEFTVERRDH, encoded by the coding sequence ATGTCCATTCAACTCGTTTTTCTCGGGACCGGCAGCGGCAAGCCCATGCCGCAACGCAACGTCTCATCGGTCGCACTCTTTCGCGAAGGAGAGCTCTTTCTCTTTGACTGCGGCGAGGCCACTCAGCTGCAGCTGACCCGCTCGGGGCTTCGCCCCGGCGCGCTGCGCGCGATCTTTTTGAGCCACTTCCACGGCGACCACGTCAACGGCCTCCCCGGCCTGCTCGGCTCACTGACGCTCAATCAGCGCGATGACGCTCTCGACATCTACGGCCCCCGCGGGTTGCGACGCTGGTTCAAGACCCTCCATGATCTGCACATCCTTCGGCCCGGCTTTCGCGTGCGCCTGCACGAGATCACCGAGGCTGGCACCGTCTTTGATGGCGAGGGCTTTCACGTCGAGACGCAGGCTTTGAATCACCGCATCGATACCTGGGGCTACGCCCTCGTCGAAGAGAGTCGCCCGGGACGCTTTGATCTTGAGCGCGCCCGCGCCCTGTCCATCCCCTCAGGCCCGCTCTTCGGAAAGTTGCAACGTGGCGAAACCATCACCCTGGAGGATGGCCGCACGATCGAGCCCGCCCAGGTGCTCGGGCCGGCACGACCAGGTCTGAAGATCGCCTACTGCTGCGACACCATCCCTTGCCCCGAGGCCGTTGAGTTGGCTCGCGATGCCGACCTCCTCATCCACGAGGCCACCTACGTCGCCGGTGATGAACGCAGCGCCCACCAGCGCGGACACTCCACCTCGGCCGACGCCGCGCGATGCGCTCGCGACGCCCGGGCCCGGCGCCTGATTCTGACGCACATCTCCCAAAAGCACCTCAACCTGGAGGAAGTGCTCCGGGGCGCACGTTCGATCTTCCCCAACGTCGAGATCGCGCGTGATCTGGCCGAATTCACGGTAGAGCGCCGCGATCACTAA
- the bcp gene encoding thioredoxin-dependent thiol peroxidase: MAVNPKLSVGDAAPDFTLASDTQGDVSLADLKGQKFVLYFYPKDMTPGCTKQACDFRDNLDTFAERGYAIYGVSPDPVERHAKFREKHDLNFPLLADTDHSVAEAYGVWREKTNYGRTYEGLVRSTFFIDADGKIEAIHDNVRATGHVDRLVRDLD, translated from the coding sequence ATGGCAGTAAACCCGAAACTCTCCGTCGGCGACGCCGCCCCCGACTTCACGCTCGCTTCCGATACTCAGGGCGACGTCAGCCTCGCTGATCTCAAAGGGCAGAAGTTCGTCCTCTACTTCTACCCCAAAGACATGACGCCGGGCTGCACCAAGCAGGCCTGCGACTTCCGCGACAACCTCGACACCTTTGCCGAGCGAGGCTACGCCATCTACGGCGTCTCCCCCGATCCGGTGGAGCGCCACGCGAAGTTCCGCGAGAAGCACGACCTCAACTTCCCGCTTCTGGCCGACACCGACCACAGCGTGGCCGAGGCCTACGGCGTCTGGCGCGAGAAGACCAACTACGGCCGCACCTACGAAGGCCTGGTTCGCTCCACCTTCTTTATCGACGCCGACGGAAAGATCGAGGCTATCCACGACAACGTCCGCGCCACCGGACACGTCGACCGACTGGTCCGCGACCTCGACTAA
- the polA gene encoding DNA polymerase I: MPKTPDDNNQMSFADLADHASLNGKTLYLVDGSSYIYRAFYAIRNLSNSAGMPTNAIYGFTQMLKKLIEDENPDLIAVTFDAFDADEHTFRKELYDDYKANRSAMPDELRIQIPYFRKVVEALNIPIMEQAGVEADDLIATATVRAREVGLNVCIISADKDLMQLLGDGVSMLDTMRGRRYSPADVLERFNVTPDRVKFVLALAGDTSDNIPGVPGIGEKTGGKLIAEFGDLETLLANIDKVSGKKRKENLTEFADQARLSLELVTLRDDCPIAFDIEHLHLSPPDFQALAHLFHELEFESVLHDLNRWFKSRGWLDDRDIEDLKDSLLDEEITRTDEARKDYRAIFTLEELDEVLAACKDAGRFAFDLETTSVDPLEARIVGMSFAYKPNHGVYIPVAHSYEGAPAQLSLDEVLARVAPLLEDPDLPKIGQHYKYEWLVLRRHNIGFQGVAFDTMLMSYVLDPGKNSHGLDTIAFDFLNHRNIKFSDVAGRGKKQLTFDQVPLDKATPYAAEDADITLMACDALLALLDEEPELRKLHDTLEIPLSRVLGVMELNGVKVDCDILNQLSAEFEVELEKLQDEINVHAGSEVNPNSPTQLREVLFERLELPVKKRTKTGPSTDQSVLEQLSELHPLPRLILEYRSFSKLKGTYVDALPELIREDTGRIHTDFNQAVAATGRLSSSNPNLQNIPIRTDRGREIRKAFVADEGHLLLAADYSQIELRIMAHLSGDPVLLKAYKEGQDIHALTASQIFDIDIDEVSGDQRRAGKTINFGVMYGMGPRRLARDLDISMPEAKSYIDNYFERYQGVATYFEKLVADAVETGYALTMFGRKRLLPTLENKGAGRAFAERAAINTPIQGTAADIIKLAMIAIQDRIEAENWPARMLLQVHDELIFEIAEDALDELRPKICNMMETIVTLDAPLIVDSGVGKNWFDAK, translated from the coding sequence ATGCCGAAGACGCCCGACGATAACAACCAGATGAGCTTCGCCGACCTCGCCGATCACGCGAGCCTCAATGGCAAAACCCTCTACCTCGTCGACGGCTCCTCCTACATCTACCGCGCCTTCTACGCGATCCGGAACCTCTCCAACTCCGCCGGGATGCCCACCAACGCCATCTACGGCTTTACCCAGATGCTCAAAAAGCTCATCGAAGACGAGAACCCCGATCTCATCGCGGTCACCTTCGACGCCTTCGACGCCGACGAGCACACCTTCCGCAAAGAGCTCTACGACGACTACAAGGCCAACCGCAGCGCCATGCCCGACGAGCTGCGCATTCAGATCCCCTACTTCCGCAAAGTCGTCGAAGCCCTCAACATCCCCATCATGGAGCAGGCCGGCGTGGAGGCCGACGACCTCATCGCCACCGCCACCGTCCGCGCCCGCGAGGTCGGCCTCAACGTCTGCATCATCAGCGCCGACAAAGACCTGATGCAACTTCTCGGCGACGGCGTCTCCATGCTCGACACCATGCGCGGCCGGCGCTACTCCCCGGCCGACGTCCTGGAGCGTTTCAACGTCACCCCCGACCGCGTCAAATTCGTGTTAGCCCTGGCCGGCGACACCTCCGACAACATCCCCGGTGTCCCGGGCATCGGCGAAAAAACCGGCGGTAAACTCATCGCCGAATTCGGGGACCTGGAGACTCTGCTGGCCAACATCGACAAAGTCTCGGGCAAAAAGCGCAAAGAAAATCTTACCGAATTTGCCGACCAGGCCCGCCTCAGCCTGGAGCTCGTCACCCTGCGCGACGACTGCCCGATCGCCTTCGACATCGAACACCTCCACCTTTCCCCCCCGGACTTCCAGGCCCTCGCACACCTCTTCCACGAGCTTGAGTTTGAGAGCGTGCTGCACGATCTCAACCGCTGGTTCAAATCCCGCGGATGGCTCGACGACCGCGACATCGAAGATCTTAAAGACAGCCTCCTCGACGAGGAGATCACCCGCACCGACGAAGCCCGCAAAGACTACCGGGCCATCTTCACCCTCGAAGAGCTCGACGAGGTCCTCGCTGCTTGCAAAGACGCCGGACGCTTCGCCTTCGATCTTGAGACCACCAGCGTCGACCCGCTGGAGGCCCGCATCGTCGGGATGTCCTTTGCCTACAAGCCCAACCACGGCGTCTACATCCCGGTGGCACACAGCTACGAAGGCGCCCCCGCCCAGCTCTCCCTCGACGAGGTGCTGGCCCGCGTCGCCCCCCTCCTCGAAGATCCCGATCTCCCGAAGATCGGACAGCACTACAAATACGAGTGGCTGGTACTGCGCCGCCACAACATCGGCTTCCAGGGCGTGGCCTTCGACACCATGCTCATGAGCTACGTGCTCGACCCGGGCAAAAACTCCCACGGCCTCGACACCATCGCCTTTGATTTTCTCAACCACCGCAACATCAAGTTCAGCGACGTGGCCGGTCGCGGCAAAAAGCAGCTCACCTTCGACCAGGTTCCCCTCGACAAAGCCACCCCCTACGCCGCCGAAGACGCCGACATCACCCTGATGGCCTGCGACGCCCTCCTGGCGCTCCTCGATGAGGAACCCGAGCTGCGCAAACTCCACGACACCCTGGAGATCCCGCTCTCTCGCGTGCTCGGCGTGATGGAGCTCAACGGTGTCAAAGTCGACTGCGACATCCTCAACCAGCTCAGCGCCGAATTCGAAGTCGAGCTCGAAAAACTCCAGGACGAGATCAACGTCCACGCCGGCTCCGAGGTCAACCCCAACAGCCCCACCCAGCTTCGAGAGGTCCTCTTCGAGCGCCTGGAACTCCCGGTGAAAAAACGCACCAAAACCGGCCCCTCCACCGACCAGAGCGTGCTCGAACAGCTCTCCGAGCTCCACCCGCTGCCGCGCCTCATCCTGGAGTACCGCTCCTTCTCCAAACTCAAAGGCACCTACGTCGACGCCCTGCCCGAGCTCATTCGCGAGGACACCGGCCGCATTCACACCGACTTCAACCAGGCCGTCGCCGCCACCGGACGCCTCTCTTCCTCAAACCCCAACCTGCAAAACATCCCCATCCGCACCGACCGCGGCCGCGAGATCCGCAAAGCCTTCGTCGCCGATGAGGGACACCTCTTACTGGCCGCCGACTACTCTCAGATCGAGCTGCGCATCATGGCGCACCTCTCCGGCGACCCGGTCCTCCTGAAAGCCTACAAGGAAGGCCAGGACATCCACGCTTTAACCGCCTCCCAGATCTTCGACATCGACATCGACGAAGTCAGCGGCGACCAGCGCCGCGCCGGCAAAACCATCAACTTCGGCGTGATGTACGGCATGGGTCCCCGACGCCTGGCCCGCGATCTCGACATCTCCATGCCCGAGGCCAAGAGCTACATCGACAACTACTTCGAGCGTTACCAGGGCGTGGCCACCTACTTCGAAAAGCTCGTCGCCGACGCCGTCGAGACCGGCTACGCCCTGACCATGTTCGGCCGCAAACGCCTCCTCCCCACCCTGGAAAACAAAGGCGCCGGACGGGCCTTCGCCGAACGCGCCGCCATCAACACCCCCATCCAGGGCACCGCCGCCGACATCATCAAACTGGCCATGATCGCCATCCAGGACCGCATCGAAGCAGAAAACTGGCCGGCTCGCATGCTCCTCCAGGTCCACGATGAGCTCATCTTCGAGATCGCCGAAGACGCCCTCGACGAACTTCGCCCCAAAATCTGCAACATGATGGAAACCATCGTCACCCTCGACGCACCCCTGATCGTCGATAGCGGTGTCGGCAAGAACTGGTTCGACGCCAAATAA
- a CDS encoding HesB/IscA family protein, with protein sequence MIGITPLAAEKARKMMVDNNLSPEANNGIRIGVKSGGCSGLNYVLDIVDSPSDNDRVFERNGVKIFCDPRSYLYLNGTEIDFEDSVMGGGFKFNNPNARRSCGCGTSFAV encoded by the coding sequence ATGATCGGCATTACCCCCCTGGCGGCCGAGAAGGCCCGCAAAATGATGGTGGACAATAACCTTTCCCCCGAGGCCAACAACGGCATCCGCATCGGCGTCAAATCCGGTGGCTGCTCCGGCCTCAACTACGTCCTCGACATCGTCGACAGCCCCTCCGATAACGACCGCGTCTTTGAGCGAAACGGCGTCAAGATCTTCTGCGACCCCCGCAGCTACCTCTACCTCAACGGCACCGAGATCGATTTCGAAGACTCCGTGATGGGCGGCGGCTTTAAGTTCAACAACCCCAACGCCCGCCGCTCCTGCGGCTGCGGCACGAGCTTCGCGGTCTGA
- a CDS encoding cyclic nucleotide-binding domain-containing protein: protein MLAQGWVRSDKGRVRESNQDRYYCDGDVGVFAVADGMGGRAGGEVASERAVRLVEEAAMEFRALADAHAVGEDEAGREAMFEALTRFMHRVNTEVYQLGNQPAYPGGIGTTLDLVVLGAGVAYVAHVGDSRVYLMREGAIYRITRDHTFEQHLRDHPELRAHYPDAARYTHVLTRCIGSAPHVEVDTALVELEEGDRILMCSDGLTRYLSGAEIATFERHARGEALVKGLLEASLSRGGRDNVTAMVVEISEIEAGDFQRHPTRRDSLDKVELLRGLELFEELDVPELLKVVRYVYVREFRAGEQLVRRGDEVDGLYLIVSGEVSVRLAGRELNRVKAGGYFGELALFGEPVRSADACGEEDGEALFLSRDHLRELVTEDPALGNKVLLRLLAGASRLLQEIAGASA, encoded by the coding sequence ATGTTAGCGCAGGGCTGGGTGCGCAGTGATAAGGGACGGGTTCGGGAGAGCAATCAGGATCGCTATTATTGCGATGGGGACGTGGGGGTGTTTGCGGTGGCCGACGGGATGGGGGGCCGGGCTGGCGGGGAGGTTGCCAGTGAGCGGGCGGTGCGCCTTGTGGAGGAGGCGGCGATGGAGTTTCGAGCGCTGGCCGACGCGCATGCCGTGGGGGAGGATGAGGCGGGTCGGGAGGCGATGTTTGAGGCGCTCACACGCTTTATGCACCGGGTGAACACGGAGGTGTATCAGCTGGGGAATCAGCCGGCGTACCCGGGGGGGATTGGCACGACGCTCGATCTGGTGGTGTTGGGGGCCGGGGTGGCCTATGTGGCGCATGTGGGGGACAGCCGGGTGTATTTGATGCGGGAGGGGGCGATCTATCGCATTACCCGGGATCATACCTTTGAGCAGCATCTGCGGGATCACCCTGAGCTGCGCGCGCATTATCCGGACGCGGCGCGCTACACCCACGTGCTCACCCGCTGCATTGGCAGCGCGCCGCATGTGGAGGTGGACACAGCGCTGGTCGAGCTTGAAGAGGGGGACCGGATCTTGATGTGCAGCGACGGGTTGACCCGCTATTTGAGCGGCGCAGAGATCGCCACCTTTGAGCGGCATGCCCGGGGGGAGGCGCTGGTGAAGGGGCTATTGGAGGCGTCACTCTCGCGCGGAGGGCGTGACAATGTGACGGCGATGGTGGTGGAGATCTCGGAGATCGAGGCCGGTGATTTTCAGCGCCACCCGACGCGGCGCGACTCCCTGGATAAGGTGGAGTTGTTGCGGGGGCTGGAGCTTTTTGAGGAGCTCGATGTGCCGGAGCTTTTAAAGGTCGTGCGCTACGTGTACGTGCGCGAATTTAGGGCTGGCGAGCAGCTGGTGCGGCGCGGCGATGAGGTCGACGGGTTGTACCTGATCGTCAGCGGGGAGGTCTCGGTGCGGCTGGCCGGAAGGGAGCTCAATCGGGTGAAGGCCGGGGGCTACTTTGGGGAGCTGGCGCTCTTCGGCGAGCCTGTGCGCTCGGCGGATGCGTGCGGAGAGGAAGATGGGGAGGCGCTCTTTTTGTCGCGGGACCATCTTCGGGAGCTGGTCACCGAGGATCCGGCGCTGGGCAACAAGGTGCTCTTACGCCTGCTGGCCGGGGCGTCGCGTTTGTTGCAGGAGATCGCCGGTGCGAGCGCTTAG
- the egtD gene encoding L-histidine N(alpha)-methyltransferase: MSLDTTPFPSPASRFLSDVVDGLTREQKRLPCKYLYDDRGSQLFNAICELPEYYPTRTELALTERFAPEVAQRIGESANLIELGAGSGLKTRTLLTHLEDPAAYIPVDISSHELSRCVRAISSQFPELTVKPVVADYTGDWSLPRLARSARSLFYFPGSTIGNFEPDAARGFLAQKAALAGSDGALLIGVDLKKDPAILEAAYNDRAGITAEFNLNLLRRINRELNADFALHDFRHQAIYNADAGRIEMHLISERDQQIALPGRTIEFTRGESIITEHSYKYAIEEFASLAEDANWRTRSFWVDPDGLFSLWYLETSEIH, translated from the coding sequence ATGAGCCTTGATACCACCCCCTTTCCCTCCCCCGCTTCTCGCTTCCTCTCCGACGTCGTTGACGGCCTGACGCGTGAGCAAAAGCGCCTGCCCTGCAAATACCTCTACGACGACCGCGGCTCGCAGCTCTTTAACGCCATCTGCGAGCTGCCCGAGTATTACCCCACGCGCACCGAACTCGCTCTGACCGAGCGCTTCGCCCCCGAAGTCGCCCAGCGCATCGGCGAGAGCGCGAACCTCATCGAGCTCGGCGCCGGCAGCGGCCTCAAAACGCGCACCCTGCTCACCCACCTCGAAGATCCGGCCGCTTACATTCCGGTCGACATCTCATCCCACGAGCTCTCCCGATGTGTGCGCGCCATCTCTTCCCAGTTCCCCGAACTCACCGTGAAGCCCGTGGTCGCCGACTACACCGGCGACTGGTCATTGCCCCGTCTGGCCAGAAGTGCCCGCTCCCTCTTCTACTTCCCCGGCTCCACCATCGGTAACTTCGAGCCTGACGCCGCACGCGGCTTCCTCGCTCAAAAAGCCGCCCTCGCCGGCTCCGACGGGGCCCTCCTCATTGGTGTCGACCTCAAGAAAGATCCCGCCATCCTTGAGGCCGCTTACAACGACCGCGCGGGCATCACTGCAGAGTTCAACCTCAACCTGCTCCGACGCATCAACCGCGAACTCAACGCCGACTTCGCCCTACACGACTTCCGCCACCAGGCCATCTACAACGCCGACGCCGGACGCATCGAGATGCACCTGATCAGCGAACGCGACCAGCAGATTGCCCTTCCAGGCCGCACCATCGAGTTCACACGCGGCGAATCGATCATCACAGAGCACTCCTACAAATACGCCATTGAGGAGTTCGCAAGCCTCGCCGAAGACGCCAACTGGCGCACCCGCTCATTCTGGGTCGACCCTGACGGCCTCTTCAGCCTCTGGTACCTCGAAACTTCCGAAATCCACTGA